Proteins from a genomic interval of Flammeovirgaceae bacterium SG7u.111:
- a CDS encoding helix-turn-helix transcriptional regulator, translating to MPSNTFFEIEKMQAVYQRRLGKEERAHVHTYYTIIFVIEGAGTHLLDFKRYALLDRQVYFIAPNQTHQIQEKGVPVGWAIKFSEDFLIENQIDSAFISDINLFREFNASPPISLSEEVSGSLNSLANQLSVMASKPKMKFKTQTLGALLKLFLIECYNACVLPVDPDFGQTSTRMELLKQFKGLILENYQKEHKVMYYAGQLAITPDHLNKTVKSLLGITAKDYIQSILLVMAKRQLLHTRMNAKEVSYTLGFAEPSHFAHFFKKHTSLSPAEFTKTYNA from the coding sequence ATGCCTTCCAATACATTTTTTGAGATAGAGAAAATGCAAGCGGTTTACCAGCGTAGGCTTGGTAAAGAAGAGAGAGCACATGTCCATACGTACTACACCATTATTTTTGTAATAGAAGGAGCAGGTACACACTTGTTGGACTTTAAGCGATACGCTTTGCTGGACAGGCAAGTATATTTCATAGCACCAAACCAAACCCACCAGATACAAGAAAAGGGTGTGCCAGTGGGGTGGGCTATCAAATTTTCCGAAGACTTTCTTATTGAAAATCAAATCGATTCTGCCTTTATTTCCGATATCAATCTGTTTCGGGAGTTCAATGCTTCTCCACCTATTTCCCTTTCCGAGGAAGTTTCTGGTTCGTTAAATTCCTTGGCAAACCAGCTTTCGGTCATGGCTTCCAAGCCTAAAATGAAATTCAAAACGCAGACTCTTGGGGCGCTGCTGAAGCTCTTCCTAATTGAATGTTACAATGCTTGCGTGTTACCAGTCGATCCCGATTTTGGGCAAACAAGTACGAGAATGGAGTTGCTAAAGCAGTTTAAGGGATTGATTTTGGAAAATTATCAAAAAGAGCATAAGGTAATGTATTATGCAGGTCAACTGGCAATTACGCCAGATCACCTAAACAAAACAGTGAAATCATTGTTAGGCATCACAGCAAAAGACTATATCCAATCTATTCTATTGGTGATGGCGAAGCGACAATTGCTCCATACACGGATGAATGCAAAAGAGGTTAGCTATACTTTAGGTTTTGCCGAGCCATCCCATTTTGCACATTTTTTCAAGAAACACACCTCGCTTAGCCCAGCTGAGTTCACTAAAACCTATAATGCCTGA
- a CDS encoding pirin family protein: MKTVFHKSNIRGHANHGWLDSHHTFSFAGYYDPERMNFGALRVLNDDIVDAGMGFGRHPHDNMEIISVPLEGELEHQDSMGNKQVIKKNEIQVMSAGTGIVHSEYNRSKTERTNFLQIWVIPNKRNVSPRYDQLAYDLAANPNQLLQVLSPNKDDAGVWAHQEAWFHLGKLEKGTKLGYELKKKGNGVYAFLLDGELDISGNLLEKRDGLGVWETEKLSLEAKEDSFILLMEVPMG; encoded by the coding sequence ATGAAAACTGTATTTCATAAATCGAACATCAGAGGACATGCTAACCACGGTTGGTTAGATAGTCACCATACTTTTAGCTTTGCTGGTTACTATGATCCAGAGCGAATGAACTTTGGTGCTTTACGCGTGCTAAACGATGATATTGTAGATGCTGGAATGGGCTTCGGCAGGCATCCGCATGATAATATGGAGATTATCTCCGTTCCTTTGGAAGGGGAGTTGGAGCACCAAGACAGCATGGGCAACAAGCAGGTGATCAAGAAAAATGAGATCCAGGTAATGTCAGCCGGAACTGGGATTGTGCATTCCGAATATAATAGGAGCAAAACAGAAAGGACTAACTTTTTGCAGATTTGGGTGATACCCAACAAACGAAATGTAAGCCCTCGTTATGATCAGCTAGCCTATGACTTGGCTGCAAACCCTAACCAACTTTTGCAAGTGCTTTCGCCCAATAAAGACGATGCAGGAGTTTGGGCACACCAAGAGGCTTGGTTTCATTTGGGCAAATTGGAAAAAGGCACGAAGCTTGGGTATGAGCTTAAAAAAAAGGGGAATGGAGTCTATGCATTTTTGTTAGATGGAGAACTTGACATCAGTGGAAATCTCTTAGAGAAACGTGATGGACTTGGTGTTTGGGAAACTGAGAAGTTGAGCTTGGAAGCCAAAGAAGATAGTTTCATTCTTTTGATGGAAGTTCCGATGGGCTGA
- a CDS encoding CbiX/SirB N-terminal domain-containing protein, giving the protein MKILTLFTLTLSALLVFSCSGKKQDAEATTVAATPNGEKIGVLLVNHGSHSEGWRKMLKDIELDVKDDIMKSGDVADVRTAFMEYTEPSIATQMKAFDAEEYDRVIVVPIFLTISSHTSNDIPNIVGLANDPKVKASLKEEKIETYSSKARVTVTPLLDFPTVLKKNITRRAKALSNGSGDEGVALIAYGDAEFNQQWEEMVEDIGRYLKAQTGIGSISYGWCGHLVRYSSEPTKKAVEQILELEERAIVIPVLVANDEHFQGEIIQNGVDMIEDQKRVVYKQDAILPDENINNWVVKIVEETVADLKGDAVASK; this is encoded by the coding sequence ATGAAAATTCTTACTTTATTTACATTGACCCTCTCAGCGTTATTGGTGTTTTCTTGTTCTGGAAAAAAGCAAGACGCTGAAGCTACAACAGTCGCCGCTACTCCAAATGGGGAAAAAATAGGAGTACTCCTGGTAAACCACGGATCTCATTCGGAAGGTTGGAGGAAAATGTTGAAAGACATCGAGCTGGATGTGAAGGATGATATTATGAAAAGTGGTGATGTAGCAGATGTGCGCACGGCTTTTATGGAATATACCGAGCCGTCAATTGCTACGCAAATGAAAGCATTTGATGCAGAAGAGTATGATAGAGTAATTGTGGTACCGATTTTTTTGACCATTTCATCACATACAAGTAACGATATCCCTAATATAGTTGGGCTAGCAAACGACCCGAAAGTAAAGGCTAGCTTGAAAGAGGAAAAAATTGAAACGTATAGTTCAAAAGCTAGGGTAACTGTTACCCCATTGCTCGACTTCCCAACGGTGCTAAAGAAAAATATCACTCGCAGAGCAAAAGCCCTTTCCAATGGAAGTGGAGACGAGGGTGTTGCATTGATTGCTTACGGAGATGCAGAATTTAACCAGCAGTGGGAAGAAATGGTAGAAGATATTGGACGCTATTTGAAGGCGCAAACGGGCATAGGCTCTATTTCTTACGGGTGGTGCGGGCACTTGGTAAGGTATTCTTCCGAGCCAACTAAAAAAGCGGTGGAGCAGATTTTGGAATTAGAAGAAAGAGCCATTGTAATCCCTGTTTTGGTGGCGAATGATGAGCACTTCCAAGGAGAGATTATCCAGAATGGTGTAGATATGATTGAAGACCAGAAAAGGGTGGTATATAAGCAAGATGCTATTTTGCCAGATGAAAATATCAATAATTGGGTAGTAAAAATAGTAGAAGAAACGGTTGCCGACCTAAAAGGTGATGCAGTAGCTTCAAAATAA
- a CDS encoding 4Fe-4S binding protein encodes MAKQLKIDFRKSIVTAIVLGVFVFFSIYGPLESNNGLTSISTLENEFFAPQLVTDQVRSSVKEAGMISEDEGDVLGEFGMVKPIKESEVKEAGMLSFENDMGVSLHDEQWAEDMAERLEAKYGADADVVVKMKDDLCYAEIYQRGKLQSLYFENMLHNTVQGYSGAIYMGMETSLAGVLEEVSYITSKETESYLRKILRSTYLDQYEGISLHKDDHVIDAISGATITTRAMAEGITEAFEVTAPQILSTYYDFEVENFHVKAELTYWWIFHIVVISSIFLYAVLPQIKKSKRSRLIISVVAMAYIGFGLNSSFTYITFLMPFMGTEVSLFLGLYALFTLLGAIWGKNAYCSYVCPFGAAQMVSLKYSPFKSKKLFITNKQAEYIRYGLTIVLIGGFILGYKTLGNYELFPDLFSSQVSSYWFYVAIAFVVISMRFPMLWCRVACPTGCVLDAVKDLSKTKSSKPRKRILAT; translated from the coding sequence ATGGCAAAGCAATTAAAGATAGATTTCCGCAAATCTATAGTTACCGCAATTGTTCTGGGTGTTTTTGTATTTTTCTCTATTTACGGACCATTGGAATCCAATAACGGTTTGACTTCTATTTCCACGTTGGAAAATGAGTTTTTTGCTCCCCAGTTGGTGACAGACCAGGTACGGTCGTCGGTGAAGGAAGCTGGGATGATTTCCGAAGACGAAGGGGATGTGTTGGGTGAGTTTGGGATGGTGAAGCCCATCAAGGAGAGTGAAGTGAAAGAAGCGGGTATGCTTTCGTTTGAAAATGATATGGGGGTTTCGCTTCACGATGAGCAATGGGCTGAAGATATGGCCGAGCGCTTGGAGGCCAAGTACGGAGCGGATGCAGATGTGGTGGTGAAAATGAAAGATGACTTGTGCTATGCAGAAATTTATCAGCGGGGAAAGTTGCAGTCTCTGTATTTTGAAAACATGTTGCATAATACAGTGCAAGGTTATTCGGGGGCTATCTATATGGGGATGGAGACAAGCCTTGCGGGGGTACTAGAAGAGGTGAGCTATATCACTTCAAAAGAGACGGAAAGTTACCTGCGGAAAATATTGAGAAGCACTTATTTGGATCAGTACGAAGGCATTTCCTTACACAAGGATGATCATGTGATTGATGCGATTTCGGGAGCGACAATCACCACAAGGGCGATGGCGGAAGGCATTACGGAAGCTTTCGAAGTGACGGCTCCTCAGATTCTTTCTACCTATTACGATTTTGAAGTTGAAAACTTTCATGTAAAAGCAGAATTGACCTATTGGTGGATCTTTCATATTGTAGTGATCTCCAGCATCTTTTTGTATGCTGTTTTGCCTCAGATCAAAAAGTCGAAACGTTCCCGTTTGATTATATCTGTGGTAGCTATGGCTTACATAGGCTTTGGGCTGAACAGTTCTTTTACCTATATCACTTTCTTGATGCCTTTTATGGGTACAGAGGTGTCACTGTTTTTGGGGTTGTATGCCCTTTTTACCTTGTTGGGAGCCATTTGGGGGAAAAATGCTTACTGTTCTTACGTTTGCCCCTTTGGTGCAGCGCAGATGGTTTCGCTCAAATATTCGCCTTTCAAATCAAAGAAGCTATTCATCACCAACAAACAAGCCGAGTACATCCGCTACGGGCTGACGATTGTGCTAATTGGAGGGTTCATTTTGGGTTATAAAACACTTGGGAATTATGAACTTTTCCCCGATTTGTTCAGCTCACAGGTTTCTTCTTATTGGTTTTATGTGGCTATTGCATTTGTTGTGATCTCCATGCGGTTTCCCATGTTATGGTGCAGGGTCGCTTGCCCTACGGGCTGTGTGCTCGATGCTGTGAAAGACCTTTCAAAAACAAAAAGTTCGAAGCCTAGAAAAAGAATTTTGGCTACGTAA
- a CDS encoding TonB-dependent receptor: MRRFFILSLLGLLAFPLSGMAQNSVELTIVDGSDKSPLIGAHVCLLSASGKKSYFVADIDGKAVVPYTPNLTCAISYSGYKTTEILVENKKGQTVKMKPDLLMLDQVVKTASVEPQRVDESIYKIGLISSATIEKQGVQNLNDALRFQPNINLQQDGVLGSQIIMQGLEGQHVKILVDGIPLNGRLDGNIDLSQIDMSQVDHVEIVEGPMSVVYGSNALAGTINIITKDNSYYKLNGSATVYGESVGVLSGNATVAGIVGGKHHYNIGGGYRYFNGYDLDKSTRSMDWDPKNQTNLDASYTYKEKNWDLKVGTRLSQEDLTLKGGYVSELRAFDTEYITQRTTFYGQGNKRFENRSALNGMASFSVYDRTSQLYYVKEDQGGASNKSGGEGNDRFETWNARFSYALPLGEKFDWQIGYELNDEAGFGGKIAENDRLVEHALWSDIKIKLSDEWQLQPGLRYLNHNVFDAPLIYSGHLKWKPQTQWEGRVSFAKGFRTPSMKELYMNFVDTNHQIFGNPNLTPETSYSLNAALGKTISTSENAVWKLDATAFYNHLFDVIELAQGDDGIVFYYQNVSEKKTHGGTLSANFNNDNRLKASLGFTLTGIGYDPADNGQLDFEYAKDLVGMVSYFWPLADLNMQVDYKYTGERTQLYASGTDGEVTRGTASSYDMLNYAVTKGFKNKKYLLTGGVKNLLNVTGITNTTQGGAHSSTSDLMIAWGRSYYLSLKINLKRI; encoded by the coding sequence ATGAGACGATTTTTTATTCTAAGCCTTTTGGGGCTATTGGCGTTCCCTCTTTCAGGAATGGCTCAAAATTCTGTGGAGCTTACCATCGTAGATGGTTCAGACAAATCTCCGCTTATTGGCGCACATGTATGTTTGCTTTCTGCTTCGGGCAAGAAGTCTTACTTTGTGGCAGATATCGATGGTAAAGCGGTCGTGCCATATACTCCCAATTTGACCTGTGCTATTTCCTATTCGGGGTATAAAACGACTGAGATTTTAGTGGAAAATAAAAAAGGGCAAACCGTTAAAATGAAGCCTGATCTGTTGATGCTCGACCAGGTGGTAAAAACGGCTAGTGTTGAGCCTCAAAGGGTCGATGAGTCCATTTACAAAATAGGGCTGATCAGTTCGGCAACTATAGAAAAACAAGGGGTTCAAAACCTGAACGATGCTTTGCGTTTCCAACCAAACATCAACTTACAGCAAGATGGCGTGCTTGGTTCGCAAATTATTATGCAAGGTTTGGAGGGGCAACATGTGAAAATATTGGTTGATGGAATTCCTCTAAATGGCAGATTAGATGGCAATATTGACCTTTCCCAAATTGATATGTCGCAGGTTGACCATGTTGAAATAGTAGAAGGACCAATGTCTGTGGTGTACGGGTCCAATGCGCTTGCCGGGACTATTAATATTATTACCAAAGATAACAGTTACTATAAACTAAATGGCTCAGCTACGGTATATGGAGAGTCGGTAGGTGTGCTGAGTGGGAATGCAACTGTTGCGGGAATTGTCGGTGGAAAGCATCACTATAACATAGGAGGAGGGTATCGGTATTTCAATGGGTATGATCTAGATAAAAGCACTCGGTCTATGGACTGGGATCCTAAAAATCAAACAAACTTAGATGCGAGCTATACTTACAAAGAGAAAAATTGGGACTTGAAAGTTGGTACGAGGCTTAGCCAAGAAGACTTAACCCTTAAAGGGGGGTATGTATCTGAACTTAGGGCTTTTGACACAGAGTACATCACCCAACGAACAACGTTTTATGGCCAAGGGAATAAGCGTTTTGAAAACAGGTCTGCATTGAACGGAATGGCTTCTTTTAGTGTGTATGATCGTACTTCTCAGCTGTATTATGTGAAAGAAGATCAGGGTGGCGCTTCTAATAAATCTGGAGGGGAAGGTAACGACAGGTTTGAAACTTGGAACGCAAGGTTTTCTTATGCCCTGCCTTTGGGCGAAAAGTTTGACTGGCAGATAGGCTACGAACTAAACGACGAAGCGGGTTTTGGTGGTAAAATAGCTGAAAATGACCGGTTGGTTGAACATGCCCTTTGGTCCGATATAAAGATAAAGCTTTCGGATGAGTGGCAACTCCAGCCCGGGTTGCGCTACCTAAATCACAATGTATTTGATGCGCCTTTGATTTATTCTGGCCATTTGAAATGGAAGCCTCAAACCCAATGGGAGGGAAGGGTCTCTTTTGCCAAAGGATTTAGAACTCCTAGCATGAAGGAGCTTTATATGAATTTTGTGGATACCAACCACCAGATTTTTGGTAACCCAAACCTGACCCCTGAAACAAGTTATAGCCTCAATGCGGCTTTAGGCAAAACTATTTCTACTTCAGAAAATGCGGTTTGGAAGCTTGATGCGACCGCTTTTTACAACCACTTATTCGATGTGATTGAGCTTGCGCAAGGCGATGATGGAATTGTTTTTTATTATCAAAATGTATCTGAAAAGAAAACGCATGGCGGTACGCTTTCGGCAAATTTCAACAATGATAATAGGTTGAAAGCTAGCTTAGGTTTCACGCTCACTGGCATTGGTTACGACCCTGCGGATAACGGCCAGCTCGATTTTGAATACGCCAAAGACTTGGTGGGAATGGTTTCGTATTTCTGGCCCTTGGCAGACTTGAACATGCAAGTAGACTATAAGTATACTGGAGAAAGAACTCAATTGTATGCAAGCGGAACAGATGGCGAGGTTACACGAGGCACTGCCAGTTCTTATGATATGCTTAATTACGCCGTGACGAAAGGGTTCAAGAACAAGAAGTACTTGTTGACAGGAGGTGTCAAGAACTTGCTAAATGTGACTGGGATCACAAACACCACCCAAGGTGGAGCGCATTCCAGCACATCAGACCTTATGATTGCCTGGGGCAGGTCGTATTACCTTTCTCTTAAAATAAACCTTAAAAGAATTTAA
- a CDS encoding HmuY family protein: MKKQLFTILIGAVALLTSCGEDDPDPLFSGENEVQVSLYSKPDVTIQTTDHSGNPIDQTLSYNRQVFVDLDAVSETTGADTMAVHYSDASYTHFDLWTAGADEATGSEGWDIVLAWYNGKAFDPSTSTYIPYMMTGALINKGVVQALKLNKEAIEEEGKTFISYDDVTFDDAEGMTLSADVAAIGEDWKKLNFSNFQYEMVADQYYIIKSTNGVYFKLAFTGFYSDNDGTKGFPKFKFERILAE, translated from the coding sequence ATGAAAAAGCAGTTATTTACTATATTAATTGGTGCAGTTGCCTTGTTGACTTCTTGCGGTGAAGATGATCCAGATCCTCTTTTTTCAGGAGAGAACGAAGTGCAAGTATCTCTTTACAGTAAGCCTGATGTGACTATCCAAACGACCGACCACTCTGGAAACCCTATTGACCAGACATTGTCTTATAATAGGCAAGTGTTTGTAGACTTAGATGCGGTGAGCGAAACAACTGGTGCAGATACTATGGCGGTTCACTATAGCGATGCGAGCTACACCCACTTTGACCTGTGGACTGCGGGCGCCGATGAGGCAACTGGAAGCGAAGGCTGGGACATTGTTTTGGCTTGGTACAATGGAAAAGCATTTGACCCAAGCACAAGTACTTATATTCCATACATGATGACAGGAGCGTTGATTAATAAAGGAGTGGTGCAAGCTCTTAAACTGAATAAGGAAGCAATTGAAGAAGAGGGCAAAACCTTTATTTCTTATGATGATGTGACTTTCGACGATGCGGAAGGAATGACACTTAGCGCTGATGTGGCGGCAATAGGTGAAGACTGGAAAAAACTAAATTTTTCAAATTTTCAATACGAAATGGTAGCTGACCAATACTACATCATCAAGTCTACTAATGGTGTGTATTTCAAACTAGCATTCACTGGCTTTTATAGTGACAACGATGGGACAAAAGGTTTTCCAAAGTTCAAGTTTGAAAGGATTTTAGCTGAATAG
- a CDS encoding DUF5690 family protein, which produces MLTSKALKQFLQGSNTVIFVIFGWCVAFITYTSTYAFRKPITAAIFEDMEFWGIDYKILVITSQVIGYTLSKFIGIKIVSELQPANRAMLILKLIGAACLSLLLFAIVPPPYNIAFMILNGLPLGMVWGVVFTYLEGRTTTELLAAGLSTTQIFSSGVVKSVGKTMTIAYGVPEIWMPFLTGIIFMVPLVLGVWLLNHIPLPSPKDIEQRTLRKPMNKTERKKFVSTFFTGVILLLAVYILLTVYRDFRDNFSADIWNALGYGDDAMIFTQTETPIFIGMLIIIALMMKIKNNMLAFQINLGLILIGGLMIGGFTFAFQSQIISPFLWLTGVGFGLYLGYVPFNIMLFERMIAAFKYVSTVGFLITTADAFGYLGSLTLMIIKNFGSDNLSYLNLMIYLSYAVFAVSLVGMCWSIFYFYHKYRSKMQMNVSLQGQLG; this is translated from the coding sequence ATGCTAACTTCTAAAGCTCTCAAGCAATTTTTGCAGGGAAGCAACACGGTCATTTTTGTGATTTTCGGATGGTGCGTAGCCTTTATAACCTACACATCGACCTATGCCTTCAGAAAGCCAATCACTGCTGCAATTTTTGAAGACATGGAATTTTGGGGAATTGATTATAAAATCCTTGTCATAACATCCCAAGTGATCGGATACACCCTTTCAAAGTTTATAGGGATCAAGATAGTTTCGGAATTGCAACCAGCCAACCGAGCAATGCTGATACTAAAATTGATCGGGGCTGCATGCCTTTCATTGCTCTTGTTCGCAATAGTTCCCCCGCCCTATAATATCGCATTTATGATATTGAATGGCTTGCCGCTGGGCATGGTTTGGGGAGTGGTATTTACGTACCTTGAAGGGCGGACAACTACCGAATTACTAGCGGCAGGGCTTTCTACTACTCAAATATTTTCTTCGGGAGTGGTGAAGTCCGTGGGGAAAACTATGACCATTGCCTATGGTGTCCCTGAAATTTGGATGCCTTTTTTGACAGGAATTATATTTATGGTCCCCTTGGTTTTAGGAGTTTGGTTGCTAAACCACATCCCCCTTCCTTCACCCAAAGACATAGAGCAGCGTACCCTCCGCAAACCAATGAACAAAACTGAACGCAAGAAATTTGTTAGTACGTTTTTTACGGGCGTGATTTTGCTTCTAGCAGTTTATATTCTGCTCACGGTTTATCGAGATTTTAGGGACAATTTTTCAGCGGATATCTGGAACGCATTGGGCTACGGTGACGATGCGATGATTTTCACACAAACTGAAACACCAATTTTCATCGGCATGTTGATCATTATTGCGCTTATGATGAAGATAAAAAACAATATGCTAGCCTTCCAAATCAACTTAGGGCTAATTCTTATTGGAGGATTGATGATAGGTGGATTTACCTTCGCCTTCCAATCACAAATAATCTCTCCATTTCTTTGGCTAACTGGTGTTGGTTTTGGCTTGTATTTGGGCTACGTACCTTTCAATATCATGCTTTTTGAGCGAATGATAGCTGCTTTCAAATACGTGAGCACCGTTGGCTTCCTCATCACCACAGCAGATGCCTTTGGTTACTTGGGGAGCCTAACCCTTATGATAATCAAGAATTTTGGTTCGGATAACTTGAGCTACCTCAACCTGATGATTTACCTAAGCTATGCAGTATTTGCTGTAAGCTTGGTGGGAATGTGCTGGAGCATCTTCTATTTCTACCACAAATACAGATCAAAAATGCAGATGAATGTGAGCTTACAAGGGCAATTAGGATAA
- a CDS encoding HAD hydrolase-like protein → MIKLVVMDMAGTTVKDNNFVHKCFVNAFQDNGFDINEEDVNELMGYPKPVAIRMVTEAKGLDINEEMRDKIHEDFVKGTVDFYLEAPEVSEIEGTSEVFKALKKKGIKIAIDTGFSRPTMNAIIQRLGWEELIDFSVASNEVENGRPYPDMIFKSMEALGLKDVTEVAKIGDTKSDMMQGDAAGCKLTIGVTTGAFTKEMLEKYPHTHIVDSLSDAMDIIIAN, encoded by the coding sequence ATGATAAAACTAGTAGTAATGGACATGGCGGGAACAACCGTCAAAGACAACAACTTCGTACACAAATGTTTTGTAAATGCATTTCAGGACAATGGCTTCGATATAAACGAAGAAGATGTAAATGAGCTGATGGGCTACCCAAAGCCAGTTGCCATCCGCATGGTCACCGAAGCCAAAGGCCTTGATATTAATGAGGAAATGAGGGATAAAATCCATGAGGATTTTGTAAAAGGCACGGTCGACTTCTACTTGGAAGCTCCTGAAGTTTCTGAGATAGAAGGAACCTCCGAAGTATTCAAAGCACTCAAGAAAAAAGGGATAAAAATAGCGATTGATACCGGCTTTAGCAGACCAACTATGAACGCTATTATCCAACGATTGGGCTGGGAAGAGTTGATTGACTTTTCTGTAGCTAGTAACGAAGTAGAAAATGGACGACCTTATCCGGATATGATCTTCAAATCAATGGAAGCGCTTGGACTAAAAGATGTAACTGAAGTTGCCAAAATTGGAGATACCAAATCAGACATGATGCAAGGCGATGCTGCTGGCTGCAAATTGACTATTGGCGTCACTACCGGAGCATTTACCAAGGAAATGCTGGAAAAATATCCACATACCCACATAGTCGATTCACTCAGCGATGCAATGGATATAATAATAGCGAACTAA
- a CDS encoding 2-aminoethylphosphonate--pyruvate transaminase yields the protein MDNPYLLLTPGPLSTSNGVRNSMLQDWCTWDDDYNKDIVSYVRNTLCELIENNGSNEYTSVLLQGSGTFAVESVIGSCIKPNGHLLVISNGAYGDRIAQISKVLGISFDLLQFKEYEQPSIPKIEEQLKAKKYSHVIMVHCETTTGILNNIQDVAKLSKAYSSRFIVDAMSSFGGIPIDLKTLDIDCLISSANKCIQGVPGFGFVLIKKELIEGCKGIARSLSLDLYAQWKEMEDKGGKWRFTSPTHVVRAFKTALEELKEEGGIEARYQRYKENQSILVEGMQALGFEPLVKREWQSPFITSFLFPKRENFEFNTFYHSLKKKGFVIYPGKISDAETFRIGSIGHVFPEDFKRLLAAVEEVELAASN from the coding sequence ATGGACAACCCATATTTATTATTGACTCCGGGCCCTTTGAGCACAAGCAACGGAGTAAGAAATTCAATGTTGCAAGACTGGTGCACTTGGGATGACGACTACAATAAAGACATTGTATCTTATGTAAGAAATACCCTTTGTGAACTGATAGAAAACAATGGCAGCAATGAATATACCTCTGTACTGCTGCAAGGGAGCGGTACTTTTGCTGTAGAATCTGTCATTGGCAGCTGCATAAAACCTAATGGACACCTCCTTGTGATAAGCAATGGAGCTTACGGAGATAGAATCGCCCAAATATCAAAAGTTCTTGGGATTTCTTTTGACCTCTTACAGTTTAAGGAATATGAACAACCAAGTATTCCCAAAATAGAAGAGCAGTTAAAAGCTAAAAAATATTCGCATGTAATAATGGTTCACTGCGAAACCACCACAGGAATATTGAACAATATTCAAGATGTAGCCAAGCTTTCCAAGGCATATTCGTCAAGGTTTATAGTCGATGCCATGAGCAGTTTTGGAGGGATTCCCATTGACCTAAAAACATTAGACATTGACTGCCTAATCAGTAGTGCAAATAAGTGCATACAGGGTGTTCCTGGTTTCGGTTTTGTACTGATAAAAAAGGAATTGATAGAAGGTTGCAAAGGAATCGCCCGCTCCTTGTCACTTGACTTATATGCACAATGGAAAGAAATGGAAGACAAAGGTGGAAAGTGGAGATTCACCTCTCCTACTCACGTGGTTCGAGCCTTCAAAACAGCCTTGGAAGAATTAAAAGAAGAAGGAGGAATAGAAGCTCGCTACCAGCGCTACAAGGAAAATCAATCCATTTTGGTGGAGGGCATGCAAGCACTTGGTTTTGAACCACTGGTAAAAAGAGAATGGCAATCCCCTTTCATCACTTCATTTCTGTTTCCCAAAAGGGAAAATTTTGAATTCAATACATTTTATCATTCGCTCAAAAAGAAAGGGTTTGTGATTTACCCAGGAAAGATATCCGACGCCGAAACTTTCAGAATTGGCTCTATAGGGCACGTTTTTCCAGAAGACTTTAAAAGGTTGCTAGCAGCAGTTGAAGAAGTGGAACTAGCAGCCTCTAATTAA
- a CDS encoding XRE family transcriptional regulator: protein MAIKSDRLGNIGKVIKEIRKQNSMNLQTVATKSEITPSLLSKIENFRTVPSLPVLFNIAKALEVDLTELVKGVSTQEADYVLIKKENLIGEERHDSVGLTYFDILSQNVTSCNIRVNLVRAAPEIYRPPVSTAATELIHVLKGKVVYSLDEKVVELHEGDTLLFDGNIAHSVENQEKKEALMFKVYFMDA from the coding sequence ATGGCTATTAAGAGTGATCGTTTGGGGAATATTGGCAAGGTGATAAAAGAAATACGCAAGCAAAATTCGATGAATTTGCAAACCGTAGCAACTAAGAGTGAAATAACTCCAAGTTTGCTTTCTAAAATAGAGAACTTTAGAACGGTTCCATCTTTGCCTGTCCTGTTCAATATTGCCAAAGCACTGGAGGTTGATTTGACCGAATTAGTGAAAGGTGTAAGTACACAAGAGGCAGATTATGTTTTGATAAAAAAGGAAAACTTGATAGGAGAGGAGAGGCATGACTCTGTAGGCTTGACCTATTTTGATATCTTAAGCCAAAATGTGACATCCTGTAATATACGGGTGAATTTGGTGAGGGCTGCTCCTGAAATTTACAGGCCTCCGGTGTCTACCGCAGCAACGGAGCTAATCCATGTGTTGAAAGGGAAAGTAGTGTATAGCTTAGATGAAAAAGTAGTGGAATTACATGAAGGAGACACGCTTCTTTTTGATGGAAATATAGCCCATTCGGTAGAAAACCAAGAGAAGAAAGAGGCGCTTATGTTTAAGGTGTATTTTATGGATGCGTAG